From the genome of Leguminivora glycinivorella isolate SPB_JAAS2020 chromosome Z, LegGlyc_1.1, whole genome shotgun sequence, one region includes:
- the LOC125240443 gene encoding uncharacterized protein LOC125240443, whose product MGINARVPATWACPACKAAKRDNSDNTPIKPSIATDDGDVQQFDVAEELRLLRADFGSVHDQVAGLRREVEELNRLFSSRLGVIEERVKRLEERAEAQPAVTVDSELAATVASLKQELCDRERDLLLGDVEITGIPEQPNEFTSHLVCLVATKLGVGLDERDIVFAERMGARRHQANSVDAPSPLGGAAEGGAAANVRPRPLVVRLARRGPRADMLRAARVRRGADTSDFGLPGAPSRFYVNERLTRQNRTLFYLEFMLQHQLNEECLKLETSCI is encoded by the coding sequence ATGGGCATAAATGCTCGGGTACCTGCCACCTGGGCATGTCCGGCGTGTAAGGCGGCGAAGCGTGACAACTCGGATAACACGCCGATAAAGCCCAGCATCGCCACAGATGATGGTGATGTGCAGCAGTTCGATGTCGCTGAGGAGCTGCGATTGCTTCGCGCGGATTTTGGCTCCGTGCACGATCAGGTTGCGGGCCTGCGCCGCGAGGTGGAGGAGCTCAACCGGCTTTTCAGTAGTCGTCTGGGCGTCATCGAGGAGAGGGTCAAGCGATTGGAGGAGCGGGCGGAGGCGCAGCCAGCAGTCACCGTCGATAGCGAGTTAGCAGCGACGGTCGCCAGTCTAAAACAGGAACTCTGCGACCGAGAGCGGGACCTTCTCCTTGGTGACGTCGAAATTACGGGCATCCCGGAGCAACCCAACGAGTTCACATCTCATCTGGTCTGCCTGGTGGCGACGAAGCTTGGTGTGGGTCTCGATGAGCGGGACATAGTATTCGCTGAACGCATGGGAGCGCGCCGTCATCAGGCAAACTCAGTTGACGCTCCGAGCCCGCTAGGTGGCGCGGCGGAGGGCGGCGCTGCTGCTAACGTGCGCCCGCGCCCGCTCGTCGTGCGGCTGGCCAGGCGCGGGCCGCGCGCCGATATGCTGCGTGCTGCCCGCGTGCGTCGAGGGGCTGACACATCGGACTTCGGCCTGCCGGGTGCCCCGAGCAGGTTCTATGTAAACGAGCGTTTAACCAGGCAAAATAGAACGCTCTTTTATCTTGAATTCATGCTTCAACATCAACTGAATGAGGAATGCCTCAAACTCGAGACGAGCTGCATTTAA